TACCCATTCCAATGAGCTCCTGCATCCGATCGAGCTGCTGCATGTAGTACAGATATCCGATCAGACTTTCAAATGCCGTAGCGTGGCGGTATTCCAGCACGTCGGCATTTTTGGGAATGCTGCCGGATTTGGCATTGCGTCCTTGCCTTACGACGTCCTTTTCCTCATCCGTTAAAACAGGATCAAGGGCTGTCACGATCCGGCTTTGTGCTTTGGCTGACACCATTCCTGTCGCCTGACGGTGAAGCTGATTCGGCTTCAGATTCGGTTTGGAAATCAAGTATTGCCTGACAGCTACTTCATAAATGGCGTCCCCGATGTATGCGAGCACAATCGGCGGAATCAGCCGGGGCTGTCTGGAAGGAGGGTAATTGAACCATCCCGCTTCCGGTGTCAGCCCCTGATTGTCTTGGCCGCTCATTTCCGCCGCCAACGCATGCCCTGCGCCGTATCCTCCAGCACAATTCCCTGCGCACCCAGGAGATCACGGATTTCATCAGCGCGGCTCCAGTTCTTATCCTTACGTGCTTCCATCCGCTCTGCAATGAGGTTCTCAACCTCTTCGTCCAGGAGCTCAGCCTCTTCGCCCGCATACAAACGAAGCACGGCATTCAACTCTTCAAAAGCAGCCAGCATAGCCTTTAATTCTTCCGGGTTCGCCACGGACTCCTGCAGCAGCAAATTGGCTTCATTGACCCATTCGAACATTGCGGTAATGGCATCCGGTGTATTGAAATCGTCATCCATCTTTTCGTAGTACTGCTTCAGAATGCTATCCAGCTTCTGCTTCATTTCATCCCGAACCTGCCCGTGACCATCAGGAGTAACGGTTTTCAAACGGTGCTTCAGGTTGCCGACAGCATTGGCAATACGCTCCACACTGTTCATCGCCTGATCCATCGTTTCCGCGTTGAAGTTAAGCGGGTTACGGTAGTGTGTTGAAAGCATGAAATAGCGGATGGCCTCTTTTTTGAATTCCTTGCGCAGATCTTTAACCAGAATACCATTGCCGAGTGATTTCGACATTTTTTCGTTATTAATTTTGATATAACCGTTATGCATCCAGTAATTAGCCAGCGGTTTGCCTGTCAGCGCTTCGGACTGGGCTACCTCACACTCATGATGCGGGAACTGCAAATCCTGTCCGCCTCCGTGAATATCAATTGTATCCCCCAGATAGCGGCGAGCCATTGCCGAGCATTCAATATGCCAGCCTGGACGTCCGTCTCCCCAAGGGCTGGACCAGTAGATTTCACCCGGTTTGGCTGCTTTCCAGAGCACGAAGTCCTCCGGATTTTCCTTGCGCTCGTCGACGTTGATCCGAATGCCGAACTGCAGTTCATCCAGCTTCTGATGCGAGAGCTTACCGTAATCAGGAAATTTATTCGTCCGGTAAAACACATCGCCGCCTTTTTCATAAGCAAAACCATTCTGCTCCAGCTCCTGAATGAAGGCAATGATATTGTCCATATTCTCGGTTACGCGCGGATTGATTGTCGCCTTGTGAATACCAAGGCCTTCCAAATCCTCAAAGTATGCCTTGATAAACTTGTCAGCTACCTCTGGCACCGTGCTGCTCAACTGCTCTGCCTTGCGGATAAGCTTATCGTCCACGTCCGTGAAGTTAACCACATAGTTAACCTCATTGCCGATTTGTTCAAGATACGTACGGACCACATCAAAAAAGATCATTGGCCGCGCGTTGCCGATATGGATGTAATCATATACGGTAGGCCCGCATACATACATCTTCACCTTTCCAGGTTCCTGCGGCACAAATTCTTCCTTGGCTCGATTCAATGTATTATAAATTTGAAGCGCCATATTCACATTTCCTTTCTTTCTTTAAATGAAAATCCTGAATGTTCCATAACCCAAGTTTTAATCATTATGCTCCCTGCCTGCGGCGGCTTTGATCTGAACCAGCTCGTTGTTTTCGTATTTGATGCTTTCGAGCTCCCCCCGGAGGCGGTCAATTTCCCTCTGCATACCTCGAATCGAATCCACAATCGGGTCGGGCAGCTGGTGGCTGAGGCGATCTACACGACGACCATCCTGCTTGACAATGGTCCCCGGTATGCCTACGACCGTACTGTTGGCAGGCACCTCTTTCAGCACAACCGAGTTAGCACCAATGTTGCTTTGGTCTCCCACCTTAAAAGATCCCAGAACCTTGGCACCGGAAGCGATGACGACATTATTCCCAATCGTC
This genomic stretch from Paenibacillus sp. J23TS9 harbors:
- the cysS gene encoding cysteine--tRNA ligase; the encoded protein is MALQIYNTLNRAKEEFVPQEPGKVKMYVCGPTVYDYIHIGNARPMIFFDVVRTYLEQIGNEVNYVVNFTDVDDKLIRKAEQLSSTVPEVADKFIKAYFEDLEGLGIHKATINPRVTENMDNIIAFIQELEQNGFAYEKGGDVFYRTNKFPDYGKLSHQKLDELQFGIRINVDERKENPEDFVLWKAAKPGEIYWSSPWGDGRPGWHIECSAMARRYLGDTIDIHGGGQDLQFPHHECEVAQSEALTGKPLANYWMHNGYIKINNEKMSKSLGNGILVKDLRKEFKKEAIRYFMLSTHYRNPLNFNAETMDQAMNSVERIANAVGNLKHRLKTVTPDGHGQVRDEMKQKLDSILKQYYEKMDDDFNTPDAITAMFEWVNEANLLLQESVANPEELKAMLAAFEELNAVLRLYAGEEAELLDEEVENLIAERMEARKDKNWSRADEIRDLLGAQGIVLEDTAQGMRWRRK
- a CDS encoding Mini-ribonuclease 3, with amino-acid sequence MSGQDNQGLTPEAGWFNYPPSRQPRLIPPIVLAYIGDAIYEVAVRQYLISKPNLKPNQLHRQATGMVSAKAQSRIVTALDPVLTDEEKDVVRQGRNAKSGSIPKNADVLEYRHATAFESLIGYLYYMQQLDRMQELIGMGIEYIEQNQHVK